From one Bacillus sp. FJAT-42376 genomic stretch:
- a CDS encoding NAD(P)H-dependent oxidoreductase, whose product MKTLVLTAHPNMEQSKVNKVWMNRLQQEKQVTVRDLYALYPDFKIDRETEQQLLLEHDRIVFQFPFYWYSSPALLKEWQDMVLTYGFAYGSEGTKLHGKEFMLAISTGGPAEAYQSGGYNHYSMSELTRPFQATANLCGMHFLPSFLLQGMMALDEEKLQESAEALAAYVIKPNIRKR is encoded by the coding sequence ATGAAAACATTAGTTTTAACCGCCCATCCAAACATGGAGCAATCAAAGGTCAACAAAGTATGGATGAACCGTCTTCAGCAAGAAAAACAGGTAACAGTCCGCGATTTATATGCTCTTTACCCTGATTTTAAAATTGACCGGGAAACAGAACAGCAGCTCTTATTGGAGCATGACCGCATTGTTTTTCAATTCCCATTCTACTGGTACAGCTCCCCGGCTCTATTAAAAGAATGGCAGGACATGGTTTTAACATACGGGTTCGCTTACGGGTCTGAAGGAACGAAACTGCACGGAAAAGAGTTTATGCTCGCCATTTCTACAGGCGGACCTGCTGAAGCCTACCAATCCGGAGGCTACAATCACTATTCGATGAGTGAGCTGACTCGTCCCTTTCAGGCGACAGCCAATCTCTGCGGAATGCATTTCCTTCCATCCTTTTTACTGCAGGGGATGATGGCACTGGACGAAGAAAAACTTCAGGAAAGCGCAGAAGCACTTGCTGCGTATGTGATAAAGCCAAATATACGAAAGCGCTAA
- a CDS encoding DUF3892 domain-containing protein produces the protein MENKDFQKIYEEYLHKGAAMAQSEETHSEKEHIAAVRKNDDGDLIAFKTSSGRELDYISALNEAKAGKLAHVDVFHKYGRDIIRSEPDGIKENNLDHLPSF, from the coding sequence ATGGAAAATAAAGACTTTCAAAAAATTTATGAAGAATACCTTCATAAGGGAGCTGCCATGGCTCAATCGGAAGAAACCCATTCAGAAAAAGAACACATTGCCGCTGTCCGCAAAAACGATGACGGAGATCTCATCGCTTTTAAGACGAGCAGCGGGAGAGAATTGGATTATATTAGTGCGCTTAATGAAGCAAAAGCAGGAAAGCTTGCTCATGTGGATGTCTTTCATAAGTATGGCCGGGATATCATTCGAAGTGAGCCTGATGGCATAAAAGAAAATAACCTTGATCACTTGCCCTCTTTTTAA
- a CDS encoding rhodanese-like domain-containing protein, with amino-acid sequence MIKEISPEEVRQKLQNGEKLELIDVREDDEVAEGMIAEAKHIKMGDIPARAGELDKEKEYVFICRSGKRSENVAAYLQEQGYKVVNMTGGMLSWKGETSPKH; translated from the coding sequence ATGATCAAAGAAATTTCTCCAGAAGAAGTCCGTCAAAAATTGCAGAACGGTGAAAAACTTGAATTAATCGATGTGCGCGAGGATGACGAAGTAGCTGAGGGCATGATTGCCGAAGCAAAACATATTAAAATGGGCGATATTCCTGCAAGAGCAGGCGAGCTGGATAAAGAAAAAGAATATGTTTTCATCTGCCGCTCCGGTAAGAGAAGCGAAAACGTTGCAGCCTACCTTCAGGAACAGGGCTATAAAGTGGTCAATATGACAGGCGGCATGCTCAGCTGGAAAGGCGAAACGTCCCCTAAGCATTAA
- the leuS gene encoding leucine--tRNA ligase — MSFSHKKIEQKWQKHWLANKTFKTGEEPNRPKFYALDMFPYPSGAGLHVGHPEGFTATDILSRMKRMQGYNVLHPMGWDAFGLPAEQFALDTGNDPAEFTEKNINNFRRQIQALGFSYDWDREVNTTDPHYYKWTQWIFLKLYEKGLAYIDEVAVNWCPALGTVLANEEVIDGKSERGGHPVERRPMKQWMLKITAYADRLIEDLDEVDWPESIKEMQRNWIGRSEGAHVHFEVDGHDESFTVFTTRPDTLFGATYAVIAPEHALVSKIVTADQKEAVDAYINQMKSKSDLERTDLAKDKTGVFTGAYAINPVSGEKMPIWVADYVLISYGTGAIMAVPAHDERDYEFAVKFELPIKEVVQGGDVTKEAYSGDGEHVNSEFLNGMGKEEAIQKMIEWLEENSKGEKKVTYRLRDWLFSRQRYWGEPIPIIHWEDGTMSAVPEAELPLVLPKTTEIKPSGTGESPLANISEWVNVTDPETGKKGRRETNTMPQWAGSCWYYLRYIDPANENHLADPEKIKQWLPVDTYIGGAEHAVLHLLYARFWHKFLYDIGMVPAKEPFQKLFNQGMILGENNEKMSKSKGNVVNPDEVVESHGADTLRLYEMFMGPLEASIAWSEKGLDGARRFLDRVWRLMIEDDGNLTPKVTNSGNPSLEKVYHETVKKVSENIEGLRFNTAISQLMVFTNDAYKANELPKEYMEGFVKLLSPIAPHLAEELWEKLGHTDTISYEKWPEYDESKLVEDEIEVVVQFNGKVKAKLLVPAEATREEMEKLALEDAKVKEQLEGKTIRKVIAVPGKLVNIVAN; from the coding sequence ATGAGTTTCAGTCATAAGAAAATCGAACAGAAATGGCAAAAGCACTGGCTTGCCAACAAGACATTTAAGACAGGGGAGGAACCGAACCGCCCTAAATTTTATGCATTGGATATGTTCCCTTATCCTTCAGGAGCCGGTCTTCACGTAGGGCATCCGGAAGGATTTACGGCGACAGATATTCTTTCCCGCATGAAACGGATGCAGGGGTACAATGTTCTTCATCCAATGGGATGGGATGCATTCGGACTTCCTGCCGAACAGTTTGCCCTGGATACAGGAAATGACCCGGCAGAATTCACGGAAAAGAACATCAACAATTTCAGACGCCAAATTCAGGCGCTCGGCTTTTCTTATGATTGGGATCGCGAGGTCAACACGACGGATCCTCATTACTATAAATGGACACAGTGGATTTTCCTTAAGCTTTATGAAAAAGGCCTTGCATATATTGATGAAGTAGCAGTGAACTGGTGTCCGGCGCTTGGAACCGTGCTTGCGAATGAAGAAGTCATTGACGGGAAAAGCGAGCGGGGCGGACATCCGGTTGAACGCCGTCCGATGAAGCAGTGGATGCTGAAAATCACTGCCTACGCAGATCGATTAATTGAGGATTTGGATGAAGTAGACTGGCCGGAGAGTATTAAAGAAATGCAGCGCAACTGGATTGGCCGTTCAGAGGGGGCTCACGTCCATTTTGAAGTAGATGGACATGACGAGAGCTTCACCGTTTTTACAACAAGACCGGATACTCTTTTCGGTGCAACGTATGCGGTCATTGCTCCTGAGCATGCGCTGGTGAGCAAGATTGTTACAGCTGACCAAAAAGAAGCGGTGGATGCTTATATCAATCAAATGAAATCCAAGTCCGATCTGGAAAGAACAGATCTTGCCAAGGATAAAACCGGTGTCTTCACAGGTGCATATGCCATCAACCCTGTAAGCGGCGAAAAAATGCCGATCTGGGTGGCAGATTACGTCTTGATCAGCTACGGTACCGGGGCAATTATGGCGGTGCCTGCCCATGATGAACGGGATTATGAATTCGCTGTGAAATTCGAGCTTCCGATTAAAGAGGTTGTTCAAGGCGGCGATGTAACGAAAGAAGCTTACTCCGGCGACGGGGAGCACGTGAACTCTGAATTCCTGAACGGAATGGGGAAAGAGGAAGCGATTCAAAAAATGATTGAATGGCTTGAAGAAAACAGCAAAGGCGAAAAGAAAGTAACGTACCGCCTTCGTGACTGGCTGTTCAGCCGCCAGCGCTACTGGGGCGAGCCGATTCCAATCATTCATTGGGAAGACGGCACCATGTCCGCTGTTCCAGAAGCAGAGCTTCCGCTTGTGCTTCCGAAAACAACGGAAATCAAACCGTCCGGTACAGGTGAATCACCGCTTGCCAACATTTCTGAGTGGGTGAACGTAACAGATCCTGAGACGGGGAAAAAAGGTCGCAGAGAAACAAACACGATGCCGCAATGGGCGGGAAGCTGCTGGTATTACCTGCGCTACATCGATCCAGCGAACGAAAATCATCTGGCCGATCCGGAAAAAATCAAACAATGGCTGCCGGTTGATACGTACATCGGAGGAGCTGAGCATGCGGTGCTTCACCTTCTATACGCACGTTTCTGGCACAAGTTCCTTTACGATATCGGCATGGTTCCAGCGAAAGAGCCATTCCAAAAGCTGTTTAACCAAGGAATGATTCTTGGTGAAAATAATGAAAAAATGAGTAAATCCAAAGGCAACGTTGTCAATCCGGATGAAGTTGTGGAGAGCCATGGCGCTGATACGCTTCGTCTGTACGAAATGTTCATGGGGCCGCTTGAAGCGTCCATTGCCTGGTCTGAAAAAGGACTGGACGGAGCAAGACGCTTCCTTGACCGCGTATGGAGATTGATGATTGAAGATGATGGAAACTTGACTCCGAAGGTTACAAACAGCGGAAATCCTTCTTTAGAGAAGGTGTACCACGAAACCGTGAAAAAAGTGAGCGAAAACATCGAAGGGCTCCGCTTCAATACGGCGATTTCGCAGCTTATGGTATTCACGAATGATGCCTATAAAGCAAATGAACTTCCAAAAGAATATATGGAAGGCTTTGTGAAGCTTCTTTCTCCAATTGCTCCCCATCTTGCAGAAGAGCTATGGGAAAAGCTTGGTCATACAGACACCATTTCATATGAAAAATGGCCGGAGTATGATGAGTCCAAGCTTGTAGAGGATGAAATCGAAGTCGTTGTTCAATTCAACGGCAAAGTGAAAGCAAAGCTTCTCGTTCCTGCTGAAGCAACGAGAGAAGAAATGGAGAAACTTGCACTTGAAGATGCTAAAGTAAAAGAGCAGCTTGAAGGCAAAACCATCCGTAAAGTCATCGCCGTTCCTGGAAAATTGGTTAATATTGTGGCGAATTAA
- a CDS encoding DUF4257 domain-containing protein, whose protein sequence is MTAQLLIASIIGGIMGIVSHIKKRGRLEKPRMTKRFIYLGFYEDFAVGTIAAIMLVLSSEPQSSFQLVLLSIIAGYSGEAVLRSFEFSTQQEQPEGPPTKNCPSHKPPLP, encoded by the coding sequence TTGACAGCTCAACTTTTAATTGCCAGTATCATTGGAGGCATAATGGGGATTGTGAGCCACATAAAAAAAAGGGGGCGTCTTGAAAAACCGAGAATGACGAAGCGTTTTATTTATCTTGGCTTCTATGAAGACTTTGCCGTCGGAACGATCGCGGCCATCATGCTCGTTCTCTCCTCAGAACCGCAATCCTCTTTTCAGCTAGTTTTGCTTTCCATCATCGCTGGATACAGCGGGGAAGCGGTACTAAGAAGCTTTGAATTCTCCACTCAGCAAGAACAGCCTGAAGGTCCCCCAACTAAAAACTGTCCAAGTCACAAGCCGCCCCTCCCTTAA
- a CDS encoding MFS transporter → MPRSLWLLVIGMIINVTGASFLWPLNTIYIHEELGKSLTVAGLVLMLNSGASVVGNLAGGVLFDKMGGFRSILLGIVITLSALIVMIFFHSWPYYVILLAVIGFGSGIVFPAMYAMAGSVWPEGGRKSFNAIYVAQNAGVAIGSALGGLVASISFQWIFTANGLLYVLFFLVAFFGYRNIQGETIHASTVVTKKPAVKDRTKFTALATLSVAYLLCWVAYVQWQSTIAAHTQTLNIDLKQYSFLWTINGLLIVLGQPLLAAFVKRFARTLKSQMLIGMGIFMVSFVIAASVQEFTGFLAAMIILTIGEMLVWPAVPTIANDLAPKGREGFYQGFVNSTATAGRMVGPLLGGILVDVFNMPVMFAVLIGLLVISFFITIVYDRHIKYLTNEDFSADSAKG, encoded by the coding sequence ATGCCGCGTTCCCTATGGCTTCTCGTAATTGGGATGATCATTAATGTAACCGGGGCTTCTTTTTTATGGCCTCTTAATACGATATATATACACGAAGAGCTGGGGAAATCTCTGACTGTGGCCGGACTGGTTCTAATGCTGAACTCGGGGGCAAGCGTCGTCGGGAATCTTGCAGGGGGAGTCCTTTTTGACAAAATGGGAGGTTTCCGCTCGATTTTGCTTGGAATTGTGATTACCCTTTCAGCTCTTATCGTCATGATTTTCTTCCATTCCTGGCCTTATTATGTTATTTTGCTTGCGGTTATCGGATTCGGGTCCGGGATTGTTTTCCCCGCTATGTATGCGATGGCTGGAAGTGTATGGCCTGAGGGAGGCAGAAAATCATTTAATGCGATTTATGTGGCCCAGAATGCCGGAGTAGCGATTGGATCTGCTTTAGGAGGGCTGGTTGCATCGATTTCCTTTCAGTGGATCTTTACAGCGAACGGCCTGTTGTATGTGCTCTTTTTTTTGGTGGCATTTTTCGGATACCGAAATATTCAGGGGGAAACCATTCATGCTTCAACCGTCGTGACCAAAAAGCCCGCTGTAAAAGACAGAACCAAATTTACAGCACTTGCCACGCTGTCTGTTGCCTACCTGCTGTGCTGGGTAGCTTACGTGCAATGGCAGTCTACGATTGCAGCGCACACACAAACCTTGAATATTGATTTGAAGCAATACAGCTTTCTCTGGACCATTAACGGTTTATTGATTGTTCTAGGCCAGCCGCTGCTTGCTGCTTTCGTGAAGCGATTTGCCAGAACACTGAAATCCCAAATGCTGATCGGTATGGGAATCTTCATGGTGTCCTTTGTCATTGCCGCTTCAGTTCAAGAATTCACAGGATTCTTAGCCGCGATGATCATTTTGACCATTGGAGAAATGCTTGTATGGCCTGCTGTGCCTACCATCGCAAATGACCTGGCCCCAAAAGGAAGAGAAGGCTTTTATCAGGGGTTTGTAAACAGTACAGCAACCGCCGGAAGAATGGTGGGACCGCTGCTCGGCGGAATTCTGGTAGACGTGTTCAACATGCCGGTCATGTTCGCTGTTCTGATCGGACTGCTTGTTATTAGCTTCTTCATTACGATCGTATACGACCGCCATATTAAATACCTTACAAACGAAGACTTTTCTGCCGATTCGGCAAAAGGGTAA
- a CDS encoding AbrB family transcriptional regulator produces the protein MQNKKWFSFLLTLLYAVAGGILFQLIHMPIPWLIGSMVFVLAGSKVYQPVQLHWPQQIRNTGMIIIGYTIGLSFTMEALQQIGQQLPSMILLTALLLLFSSIIAFTISRLSGISFPTALMGSIPGGLSQIVTLAEETKGIDITAVTFLQVSRLMMIVFFVPLIVFSPFISQPGSNPLGPAVNHPASWDKLFPHIWVFAFICIAAALIGKKAKLPTAFLLGPMIVTIILNLSGYDGPPLPQGMLNLSQLMIGAYIGLMLKPENLKNKGKMVILSFMSGTLLIAGSIGLSILLTALHPVNFVSAFLSLSPGGMDQMALIAREVNADLSIVVCYQLFRILFIFLAVPPLIRVIFRTILKSSLASEASKSNEQKTS, from the coding sequence GTGCAAAACAAAAAATGGTTTTCATTTCTGCTGACACTGCTTTACGCTGTAGCGGGAGGAATCCTATTTCAGCTTATTCATATGCCAATTCCATGGCTGATTGGTTCAATGGTCTTCGTTTTGGCCGGCTCAAAAGTCTATCAGCCTGTTCAACTCCATTGGCCCCAGCAGATACGAAATACCGGAATGATCATCATAGGATATACGATTGGATTATCCTTTACAATGGAGGCTTTGCAGCAAATCGGGCAGCAGCTTCCATCTATGATTCTGCTGACGGCACTTTTATTGCTCTTCTCTTCCATCATTGCTTTTACTATATCCAGACTATCCGGGATTTCTTTTCCCACAGCCTTAATGGGCAGTATCCCCGGCGGACTCAGTCAGATTGTTACGCTCGCTGAAGAAACGAAGGGAATAGACATTACGGCTGTCACCTTCCTGCAGGTTTCACGCCTTATGATGATTGTTTTCTTTGTTCCGCTGATTGTTTTCAGTCCGTTCATTTCCCAACCGGGAAGTAATCCGCTTGGACCTGCAGTAAACCATCCGGCAAGTTGGGACAAACTGTTCCCTCACATTTGGGTATTTGCTTTTATTTGTATAGCAGCTGCGCTGATCGGGAAAAAGGCAAAACTTCCGACAGCCTTCTTGCTTGGACCAATGATTGTGACGATTATTCTTAATCTATCAGGCTATGACGGACCGCCTCTCCCTCAGGGAATGCTGAACCTCTCCCAGCTGATGATCGGCGCTTATATCGGACTGATGCTGAAGCCTGAAAACTTAAAAAACAAGGGAAAGATGGTTATCCTCTCTTTCATGAGCGGCACCCTGCTGATTGCAGGCTCAATCGGCTTAAGTATTTTGCTTACAGCCCTCCACCCCGTTAATTTTGTGAGTGCGTTTTTAAGCCTTTCCCCAGGCGGTATGGACCAAATGGCGCTCATTGCAAGGGAAGTAAATGCGGATCTTTCCATCGTCGTCTGTTATCAGCTGTTCCGGATTTTGTTTATCTTCCTTGCCGTGCCCCCGCTGATCAGGGTTATTTTCAGGACTATACTAAAAAGCAGTCTCGCCTCAGAAGCGTCTAAAAGCAACGAACAAAAAACCAGTTAG
- a CDS encoding FtsX-like permease family protein: MKFKDQIGFVRQNIKKNRLRVFMTILATTMGCSFLIVLASVGFGFQKSVTDEIKKQQILTEVQIAGKQDGDASRPINDQMIKEIEKEDHVKAVVRRNIINVPVKAEFDGRTGENFTSIITDMKEEKKGNLSLDRGRMPKKPNEIVVGYHFGKQLLSQEEKLQLEKYNTDPASAKRPAGYKGDLINKEVTFIYTAENGKEKSYSFIISGVAKKPARDYMEDTNVMIGKNKLKELAPLVDPPIDLNKEVTYNQVNAYASSIDQVDGLTKSLKEKGYQVFSITEQLEGTNLFFTAFKIGLIFVGTVAVLIASIGIFNTMTMAVTERTQQIGIMKAIGAQPNMIRRLFLMESAWIGVAGSVIGVAISYGVSWAANKIVPLILQSTAGGGEGSFDMQISYIPVSLVLIASAISIGVAVLSGLRPAVKATNIDVLSALRREI; encoded by the coding sequence TTGAAGTTTAAAGATCAGATCGGGTTTGTCCGCCAAAATATTAAGAAGAACCGCCTCCGGGTATTTATGACGATACTAGCCACAACGATGGGCTGTTCGTTTTTGATTGTCCTTGCTTCAGTAGGTTTTGGATTTCAAAAGTCCGTAACAGACGAAATCAAGAAGCAGCAGATCCTGACCGAAGTTCAGATTGCAGGAAAGCAGGACGGAGATGCTTCAAGGCCAATCAATGATCAGATGATAAAGGAAATAGAAAAAGAGGACCATGTGAAGGCCGTTGTAAGAAGAAATATCATAAATGTACCGGTCAAAGCGGAGTTTGATGGGAGAACCGGGGAGAATTTTACTTCTATCATTACTGATATGAAAGAAGAGAAAAAAGGAAACTTATCTCTTGACCGCGGCAGAATGCCGAAAAAGCCGAATGAAATCGTGGTCGGCTATCACTTCGGAAAGCAGCTTTTATCACAGGAAGAAAAGCTCCAGCTTGAAAAGTACAACACGGATCCGGCCAGTGCAAAAAGGCCTGCCGGATACAAGGGAGATTTAATTAATAAAGAAGTAACGTTCATCTATACAGCAGAAAACGGCAAAGAAAAGTCCTATTCGTTCATCATTTCAGGAGTTGCGAAAAAACCAGCACGTGATTATATGGAAGATACGAATGTAATGATTGGAAAGAATAAGTTGAAAGAACTTGCCCCGCTTGTCGATCCACCCATTGACCTGAATAAAGAGGTGACCTATAACCAGGTGAATGCGTACGCCTCTTCGATTGATCAGGTGGACGGGCTGACAAAATCTCTCAAGGAAAAAGGATATCAGGTATTTTCCATTACTGAACAGCTTGAAGGAACCAATCTGTTTTTTACAGCCTTTAAAATCGGATTGATTTTCGTTGGCACGGTTGCTGTACTGATTGCCTCCATTGGAATTTTCAATACGATGACAATGGCCGTTACGGAACGCACCCAGCAGATTGGCATCATGAAAGCCATTGGTGCACAGCCAAACATGATCCGCCGGTTATTCCTGATGGAAAGTGCGTGGATCGGGGTTGCCGGTTCTGTGATCGGAGTCGCCATTTCTTACGGTGTAAGCTGGGCGGCAAATAAAATTGTTCCCCTTATCCTGCAGTCGACAGCTGGAGGGGGAGAAGGAAGCTTCGATATGCAGATTTCCTACATCCCGGTTTCCCTTGTGCTCATTGCTTCAGCCATCAGTATTGGCGTGGCGGTTCTTTCGGGACTCCGGCCGGCTGTTAAGGCAACGAACATTGATGTACTGTCTGCTTTAAGACGCGAAATTTAA
- a CDS encoding ABC transporter ATP-binding protein — MIQISSLSHSFFVGKKGKEREIPVLTGVSLDIKRGEIASIVGRSGSGKSTLLNLISGFMKPVDGSILINGQDVTAFNEKQWAEFRLENFGFIFQNFQLIPSLSTFENIALPLTLKGVSAAQRKMRVNEMLSRVGLLEQANHFPNELSGGQQQRVSIARALILNPQIILADEPTGSLDSETEKEILALIQQLNREKGITFFIITHDDEVAEISHKRFNLHDGVLLNGGVPVEV; from the coding sequence ATGATTCAGATCAGCAGCCTATCCCATTCCTTTTTTGTGGGAAAGAAGGGCAAAGAGCGGGAGATTCCGGTCCTTACCGGAGTTTCCCTGGATATAAAAAGAGGAGAAATCGCGTCGATTGTCGGACGGAGCGGATCGGGTAAATCAACGCTTCTGAATTTGATTTCGGGCTTTATGAAGCCGGTGGATGGCAGTATTCTCATTAATGGGCAGGATGTAACAGCGTTTAATGAAAAGCAGTGGGCGGAGTTTAGACTGGAGAATTTCGGTTTCATTTTTCAAAATTTTCAGCTAATCCCAAGCCTCTCAACCTTTGAAAATATTGCTCTTCCATTAACGTTAAAGGGTGTAAGTGCAGCGCAGCGGAAGATGAGAGTAAATGAGATGCTCAGCCGGGTCGGGCTTTTGGAACAGGCGAATCATTTTCCGAATGAACTTTCAGGCGGACAGCAGCAGCGGGTCAGTATTGCAAGAGCCTTAATTTTGAACCCGCAGATTATCCTTGCCGATGAGCCGACGGGGAGTCTGGATTCGGAGACAGAAAAAGAAATTCTTGCCCTGATTCAGCAGCTTAACCGTGAAAAGGGAATTACATTTTTTATCATTACTCATGATGATGAAGTGGCGGAAATCAGCCATAAGCGCTTTAATCTGCATGATGGGGTTCTGCTGAACGGGGGTGTTCCGGTTGAAGTTTAA
- a CDS encoding ABC transporter permease subunit, with translation MVTNGLLLKEMRQSITGLITTSAVLIIYLPWMLLNSYSAYLKYGDEVFHVSLMDTGFNGFVMILPFILAISQIGTEKQRGSMDFTLSLPYSRGSIFWTKWLIGLGTIFAGLAISYLISSGILFFTDAVIDGSMTRYYFYTFLSAVMIYTLVFAAGCLTGTSFAQGLVAVSVLLLPVLVFSVVGMNLEVFGDASVIYSDRLMERVGLFSGVTTFLYQDKGSYGDFVVPLLLTILYTAVGYFTFRYHPAERTGYFFLWKKLNLPVFLIVLFLGTFGFAGFGYMVGNESFVGYFSGLVIGAAFGAALGYFFIYKKAR, from the coding sequence ATGGTAACAAACGGACTCTTATTAAAGGAAATGAGGCAATCGATTACAGGCCTTATTACAACTTCTGCTGTTCTTATAATTTATTTGCCCTGGATGCTCTTAAACTCTTATTCAGCCTATTTAAAATACGGTGATGAGGTTTTTCATGTCAGTTTGATGGATACTGGTTTTAACGGATTTGTCATGATTCTTCCATTTATCCTCGCCATTAGCCAGATCGGAACGGAAAAGCAAAGAGGCAGCATGGATTTCACCTTATCTCTTCCCTATTCGAGAGGATCTATTTTTTGGACGAAGTGGCTGATAGGATTGGGGACCATTTTTGCGGGTCTGGCTATCTCCTATCTGATCAGTTCAGGTATTTTATTCTTTACCGATGCTGTTATTGACGGAAGTATGACCAGGTATTATTTTTATACATTTCTATCTGCCGTGATGATTTATACTCTTGTGTTTGCAGCAGGGTGTTTGACAGGTACATCCTTTGCTCAGGGGCTGGTGGCGGTGAGTGTGCTTTTGCTGCCTGTACTGGTTTTTTCCGTTGTAGGGATGAATTTAGAAGTGTTTGGAGATGCTTCAGTTATTTATAGCGATCGTTTGATGGAACGTGTGGGTCTTTTCTCGGGGGTCACTACCTTTCTATATCAAGATAAGGGGAGTTATGGAGATTTTGTTGTTCCTCTTCTTCTGACCATTCTTTATACGGCAGTGGGATATTTTACTTTTCGTTATCACCCGGCTGAGAGAACTGGCTATTTCTTTCTATGGAAGAAACTCAATCTTCCTGTTTTCCTCATCGTGCTTTTCCTTGGTACGTTCGGATTTGCGGGATTCGGATATATGGTTGGCAATGAATCGTTCGTCGGTTATTTTTCAGGGTTAGTAATAGGTGCAGCTTTCGGAGCAGCCCTGGGCTACTTTTTTATTTATAAAAAGGCAAGATAA
- a CDS encoding ABC transporter ATP-binding protein — MLEIRNLSKRMNGESILDDVSFSLEAGEIFGLLGRNGSGKTTLLRLIQQILLPDAGEILYDNQSIAKHPDVKRKITYVPIRNGFYERYNYKQLVRILKPMYPDFDVTYANELMNRYNLSETKKYRDLSTGLKKQFALIMAFAMRPEVILLDEPTDGIDAVTRHDVLELMIDEVANHNTAIVITSHRLEDIERICSRIAFLEDNTVSNMVDMEDVKEDYLKVQLAFEQDHHLEIREKGLPVLDHTGVFYTVLLEKKNEEQRLWLKSLNPRIWNELPVSLEEVFIAKFGGKRRW; from the coding sequence ATGCTTGAAATACGGAACCTGTCTAAGAGAATGAATGGGGAAAGCATTCTTGATGATGTTTCATTCAGCCTTGAGGCCGGGGAGATTTTTGGTCTTTTGGGGAGAAACGGATCCGGAAAAACGACTCTTTTAAGGCTGATACAGCAGATTCTTCTTCCTGATGCGGGAGAAATTTTATACGATAATCAATCGATTGCAAAGCATCCGGATGTGAAGAGAAAAATAACCTATGTCCCAATCCGGAATGGGTTTTATGAGCGGTATAACTATAAACAGCTCGTCCGGATCTTAAAACCGATGTACCCGGATTTTGATGTAACGTATGCGAATGAATTGATGAATCGCTACAACTTATCGGAAACGAAAAAATACCGCGATCTGTCAACCGGATTGAAGAAGCAATTTGCTTTAATCATGGCGTTTGCGATGAGGCCGGAAGTGATTTTGCTGGATGAACCGACGGATGGAATTGACGCGGTGACGAGGCATGATGTTTTGGAATTGATGATTGATGAGGTAGCGAATCATAATACGGCGATTGTGATCACGTCGCACAGGCTCGAAGATATCGAAAGGATTTGCAGCCGGATTGCCTTTCTGGAAGATAATACGGTGTCCAATATGGTGGATATGGAGGATGTCAAAGAAGATTATCTGAAGGTGCAGCTTGCCTTTGAACAGGATCATCATCTTGAAATCCGTGAGAAGGGACTGCCGGTTCTCGACCATACGGGTGTGTTTTATACGGTTTTGCTGGAGAAAAAGAATGAGGAACAAAGACTTTGGCTTAAGTCGCTGAATCCTAGAATATGGAATGAGCTTCCGGTCAGCCTGGAAGAAGTGTTTATTGCAAAGTTTGGAGGGAAACGCAGATGGTAA
- a CDS encoding GntR family transcriptional regulator: MIQIDPRSSTPIYEQVVQSMKELCLKGALKPGDKLPSVRELATIIIANPNTVSKAYKELEREGIIETLRGRGTFVSENVKIKLDKGKMEMLKEQLKTLIIDAAYAGVDINELHEWIDEIKKEVGGKKDA, encoded by the coding sequence ATGATACAAATTGATCCTCGCAGCTCGACACCGATTTATGAGCAGGTGGTTCAGAGTATGAAGGAGCTGTGTTTAAAAGGAGCTCTTAAACCGGGAGATAAACTTCCATCTGTTCGTGAATTGGCAACGATTATTATTGCGAATCCAAATACAGTCAGCAAGGCTTACAAAGAGCTTGAACGAGAAGGAATTATCGAAACGCTTAGAGGCAGGGGTACGTTTGTTTCAGAAAACGTGAAAATCAAACTGGATAAGGGGAAGATGGAGATGCTTAAGGAGCAGCTGAAAACTTTGATTATCGATGCGGCATACGCAGGTGTGGATATTAACGAGCTCCATGAGTGGATCGATGAAATTAAGAAAGAGGTTGGGGGAAAGAAAGATGCTTGA
- a CDS encoding glycogen biosynthesis protein GlgD: MATRSDQNNPEQKTKIAGQTKTEFSKELDPVEKAKQKYAKQGQPIKSKQHPEN; this comes from the coding sequence ATGGCAACCCGTTCAGACCAGAACAACCCGGAGCAGAAGACCAAAATCGCCGGTCAAACGAAAACTGAATTTTCAAAGGAACTGGACCCTGTAGAAAAGGCAAAACAAAAATATGCCAAACAGGGCCAGCCCATTAAATCGAAGCAGCATCCTGAAAACTAA